The following proteins are encoded in a genomic region of Natrinema sp. DC36:
- a CDS encoding RimK family alpha-L-glutamate ligase has product MIDLAVANEKQTFRRMQEPLAERGIQVHHVPVRERTVALGDPPWDPDDYDVGFVYPGRLMEGGVADALLEIPWLNDHETVLTSRNKAEVLARLERAALPVPDSVYVSNDVGEAELVDVFERFEPPVVVKPNSTTRGVGVAKAHDLDSFLGICDYLSLVHDYKATGDQSFLVQEYLPNATDYRVMVLEGEYVGAVERRLPDDAVREGQWKHNVHRGAEATGIDLPEPWRDLAESVAAELEIPFLGVDLLETGEKLVVNETNARPTIDEETKYEPEFYDRLADAIRAAAN; this is encoded by the coding sequence ATGATCGATCTCGCGGTCGCCAACGAGAAACAGACGTTCCGGCGGATGCAGGAACCGCTGGCCGAGCGCGGTATACAGGTACATCACGTGCCCGTACGCGAGCGCACGGTCGCCCTCGGCGACCCGCCGTGGGACCCCGACGATTACGATGTCGGCTTCGTCTACCCCGGCCGGCTGATGGAGGGCGGCGTCGCGGACGCCCTGCTCGAGATCCCGTGGCTCAACGATCACGAGACGGTGTTGACCTCGCGGAACAAGGCCGAGGTACTGGCGCGACTCGAGCGGGCCGCCCTTCCGGTACCGGACTCCGTCTACGTCTCCAACGATGTCGGCGAGGCCGAACTGGTCGACGTCTTCGAGCGGTTCGAGCCGCCGGTCGTGGTCAAACCGAACTCGACGACGCGGGGCGTCGGCGTCGCGAAAGCCCACGATCTCGACTCCTTTCTCGGGATCTGCGATTACCTCTCGCTGGTCCACGACTACAAGGCGACCGGCGACCAGTCGTTTCTGGTCCAAGAGTACCTCCCGAACGCGACCGATTACCGGGTGATGGTGCTCGAGGGGGAGTACGTCGGCGCGGTCGAGCGCCGACTCCCCGACGACGCGGTGCGCGAGGGCCAGTGGAAACACAACGTCCACCGCGGCGCGGAAGCGACCGGGATCGACCTCCCCGAACCGTGGCGCGACCTCGCCGAATCGGTCGCGGCCGAACTCGAGATTCCCTTCCTGGGCGTCGATCTGCTCGAGACCGGCGAGAAACTGGTAGTCAACGAGACGAACGCGCGACCGACGATCGACGAGGAGACGAAGTACGAACCGGAGTTCTACGATCGGCTTGCCGACGCGATACGCGCCGCTGCGAACTGA
- a CDS encoding Hsp20/alpha crystallin family protein: MRRDDRDEPFDDLFREIERMMNEMMNGADANVDFNSSNTVDSGFGMDTHVDIHETDEEVRVVADLPGVEKDNIELECDGKTLTISAESEHRQYDERVSLPTRVNEHTASATYNNGILEVVFDRAEQSSDISLE; this comes from the coding sequence ATGCGCCGAGACGACCGCGACGAACCCTTCGACGACCTGTTCCGCGAGATCGAGCGAATGATGAACGAGATGATGAACGGCGCGGACGCCAACGTGGATTTCAACTCCTCGAACACCGTCGACAGCGGCTTCGGTATGGACACCCACGTCGATATCCACGAGACCGACGAGGAGGTCCGCGTCGTCGCGGATCTCCCCGGCGTCGAGAAGGACAACATCGAACTCGAGTGCGACGGCAAAACGCTGACCATCTCCGCCGAGAGCGAACACCGCCAGTACGACGAACGCGTCTCGCTGCCGACCCGCGTCAACGAGCACACCGCGTCCGCGACCTACAACAACGGCATTCTCGAGGTCGTCTTCGATCGCGCCGAACAGTCGTCGGACATCAGCCTCGAGTAA
- a CDS encoding aminopeptidase, with protein MTALRAAAETAVRQCLGLEAGESCAVVTDDARVPIGEAIYEVASEITDDAVIVRYPPGETHGGEPPAPVAAAMAGADVVLAPTTKSLSHTRARTDANEAGARVATLPGITEDVFTTGLAADYESIAAHCEAVREQVAGADEVRVTTEAGTDITFGVGDREWLADTGIVHDPGEMSNLPAGEVFISPETADGTFVVDGTMMPHGLLEDGRTLSFAVEDGFVTRISDDDIREAVEDAAETVGDAAYNLAELGIGTNVAVSDLVGSVLLDEKAGGTVHIAIGDDAGIGGDTEAPIHLDGIIREPSVFADGSPVELPMADGD; from the coding sequence ATGACAGCACTTCGAGCCGCGGCGGAGACGGCGGTCCGCCAGTGTCTGGGTCTCGAGGCGGGAGAGTCGTGTGCGGTCGTCACCGACGACGCCCGGGTTCCGATCGGGGAGGCGATCTACGAGGTCGCCAGCGAGATCACCGACGACGCCGTGATCGTCCGCTATCCGCCGGGCGAGACCCACGGCGGCGAGCCCCCCGCTCCGGTGGCGGCGGCGATGGCCGGGGCCGACGTCGTCCTCGCGCCGACGACCAAGAGCCTGAGTCACACTCGCGCCCGCACGGACGCGAACGAGGCCGGGGCGCGGGTCGCGACGCTTCCGGGGATCACCGAGGACGTCTTCACGACGGGGCTGGCGGCCGACTACGAGTCGATCGCGGCTCACTGTGAGGCGGTCCGCGAGCAGGTCGCGGGGGCCGACGAGGTCCGCGTCACGACCGAGGCCGGCACCGACATCACGTTCGGCGTTGGCGACCGCGAGTGGCTCGCCGACACCGGCATCGTCCACGATCCCGGCGAAATGTCGAACCTCCCGGCCGGCGAAGTGTTCATCAGCCCCGAAACCGCCGACGGGACCTTCGTCGTCGACGGGACGATGATGCCCCACGGCCTCCTCGAGGACGGCCGGACTCTCTCGTTCGCGGTCGAAGACGGGTTCGTCACCCGCATCTCGGACGACGATATTCGCGAGGCGGTCGAGGACGCCGCGGAGACGGTCGGTGACGCCGCGTACAACCTCGCGGAGCTGGGAATCGGCACCAACGTCGCCGTCTCCGACCTCGTCGGCTCGGTCCTCCTGGACGAGAAGGCCGGCGGTACCGTCCACATCGCGATCGGTGACGACGCGGGGATCGGCGGCGACACTGAAGCGCCGATTCACCTCGACGGCATCATCCGGGAGCCGAGCGTCTTCGCTGACGGCTCGCCCGTCGAGCTTCCGATGGCCGACGGTGACTGA
- a CDS encoding 50S ribosomal protein L16 has product MSDKPASMYREISKPAYTRREYITGIPGSKIAQHKMGDVKADPDDYPVQMSLITEEEVQLRHGSLEASRLSANRHMLKNAGENNYKMILRKFPHQVIRENKQATGAGADRVSDGMRQAFGKIVGTAARMGAGERIFTIWCDVDDAEFAKDALRRSYNKISPPCRIVIERGEEELIA; this is encoded by the coding sequence ATGTCAGACAAGCCTGCCTCCATGTACCGGGAGATCAGTAAGCCGGCCTACACGCGCCGCGAATACATTACTGGTATCCCTGGCTCGAAGATCGCACAGCACAAGATGGGCGACGTCAAAGCGGATCCCGACGACTACCCCGTCCAGATGAGCCTCATCACGGAAGAAGAGGTCCAGCTCCGTCACGGCAGCCTCGAGGCCTCGCGCCTCTCGGCGAACCGTCACATGCTGAAAAACGCCGGCGAGAACAACTACAAGATGATCCTGCGAAAGTTCCCCCACCAGGTCATTCGGGAGAACAAGCAGGCGACGGGTGCCGGGGCGGACCGTGTCTCCGACGGGATGCGCCAGGCGTTCGGGAAGATCGTCGGCACCGCCGCCCGAATGGGCGCCGGCGAGCGTATCTTCACCATCTGGTGTGACGTCGACGACGCCGAGTTCGCCAAGGACGCGCTCCGTCGCTCCTACAACAAGATCTCGCCGCCGTGTCGCATCGTCATCGAGCGCGGCGAGGAAGAGCTTATCGCATAA
- a CDS encoding HVO_0476 family zinc finger protein, giving the protein MSEIPDRVPTPCPSCSPDLETVHEVLTEGGGTLTVRCSECSHVHKIQPDTETEVTLDVVISQGGESFTANVTTPEDERIEVGDEFILETDEVLSTVRVTSVELDGQKRVEAAPAEEIETVWTREVDNVAVNVTVHPQDGSRDDSHSITVHVPGDYEFEVGAVESFGDDEFEIDAFVIRGDADGYRRDRFEEGGDTGFAKDIKRVYAYDEQSSAWSAW; this is encoded by the coding sequence ATGAGCGAAATACCGGACCGGGTTCCGACGCCCTGTCCTTCGTGCTCGCCGGACCTCGAGACGGTCCACGAAGTACTCACGGAGGGCGGCGGTACCCTGACCGTTCGATGCAGCGAGTGTAGTCACGTCCACAAGATTCAGCCCGACACCGAGACGGAGGTCACCCTCGATGTCGTCATCTCCCAGGGCGGCGAATCGTTCACGGCGAACGTCACGACGCCCGAAGACGAGCGCATCGAAGTCGGCGACGAGTTCATCCTCGAGACCGACGAAGTGCTCTCGACCGTTCGCGTGACGAGCGTCGAACTCGACGGCCAGAAACGAGTCGAGGCGGCCCCCGCCGAGGAGATCGAGACCGTCTGGACCCGCGAGGTCGACAACGTGGCGGTCAACGTTACGGTCCACCCGCAGGACGGCTCGAGGGACGACAGCCACAGTATCACGGTCCACGTCCCTGGCGACTACGAGTTCGAGGTCGGTGCAGTCGAGTCCTTCGGCGACGACGAGTTCGAGATCGACGCCTTCGTCATCCGCGGCGACGCCGACGGCTACCGACGGGACCGCTTCGAGGAGGGCGGCGATACGGGCTTCGCAAAGGATATCAAACGTGTCTACGCCTACGACGAGCAGAGCAGCGCCTGGTCGGCCTGGTAG
- a CDS encoding MarR family transcriptional regulator: MLMQDAKSTDRLSPLPTELDSAQSKLVYVTLEATDGATTEDLSRLLNMQKLTILSVLSSLSSQGLIEETGSAYVVAN; encoded by the coding sequence ATGCTGATGCAAGACGCGAAATCGACCGACCGACTCAGCCCGCTCCCGACCGAACTCGACTCCGCACAGAGCAAACTCGTGTACGTCACCCTCGAGGCCACCGACGGAGCGACGACCGAAGATCTGAGCCGACTCCTGAACATGCAGAAGCTCACCATCCTGAGCGTGCTCTCGTCGCTCTCGAGTCAGGGCCTGATCGAGGAGACCGGGTCGGCGTACGTCGTCGCGAACTGA
- a CDS encoding protein-L-isoaspartate(D-aspartate) O-methyltransferase translates to MSDTDSYEAPRQRMVETVAPRVDDDRVLAALEAVPRHEFVPPGRRDRAYADRPLPIGDGQTISAPHMVAIMADLLEADPGDAVLEIGTGCGYHAAVTAELVGDENVYTVEYSGELAERARDRLANLGYDDVSIRVGDGREGWSRHAPYDAVYFTCAAADVPDSVVEQVQPGGQLLAPIGTGRQTLVDATKRPDGSLDRTKNGGVRFVRMRG, encoded by the coding sequence ATGTCCGACACCGACAGTTACGAGGCTCCACGTCAGCGGATGGTCGAGACCGTCGCGCCGCGCGTGGACGACGACCGCGTCCTCGCGGCCCTCGAAGCGGTCCCGCGCCACGAGTTCGTCCCGCCCGGCCGTCGGGACCGCGCCTACGCCGACCGACCCCTGCCGATCGGTGACGGCCAGACCATTAGCGCGCCACACATGGTAGCGATCATGGCCGACCTCCTCGAGGCCGACCCCGGCGACGCCGTCCTCGAGATCGGCACCGGCTGTGGCTACCACGCGGCGGTGACGGCCGAGCTCGTCGGCGACGAGAACGTCTACACCGTCGAGTACAGCGGGGAGCTGGCCGAGCGGGCCCGCGATCGACTCGCAAATCTAGGCTACGACGATGTCTCGATCAGGGTCGGCGACGGACGCGAGGGCTGGTCCCGGCACGCACCCTACGACGCCGTCTACTTCACCTGCGCAGCGGCCGACGTTCCTGATTCCGTCGTCGAACAAGTTCAACCGGGCGGCCAACTGCTCGCGCCGATCGGGACCGGTCGCCAGACGCTCGTCGACGCGACGAAACGCCCCGACGGCTCGCTCGACCGGACCAAGAACGGCGGCGTTCGATTCGTCCGGATGCGAGGGTAA
- a CDS encoding ABC transporter ATP-binding protein, whose protein sequence is MPPAIETVDLVKEYGDLRALQELSLTVEEGEFFGLLGPNGAGKTTFINTLVGLVRKTGGEARVFGHDVEEDYREARDAIGLAPQEFNVDRFFSIREVLKHKAGYHGVPDAEAADRADEVLKRVGIYDKRDERFDWLSGGMKRRLLLARALVTEPDLLILDEPTAGVDVQLRHDLWELVTELNEEGTTILLTTHYIEEAERLCDRVAIMNEGRKVTVATPDELKARGTDTIAVRLESPPASAPDLGAYAHETTVSGDLLEVRVDDGGSTAPQLLNDLEAMGHEIADLEITRTSLEEIFVDLTRSEDRTVTRSGASEGGDDTGDGEANPSKTERDREREQEGVA, encoded by the coding sequence ATGCCACCGGCCATCGAGACCGTCGATCTCGTGAAGGAGTACGGCGATCTGCGCGCCCTGCAGGAGCTATCGCTGACCGTCGAGGAGGGCGAGTTCTTCGGCTTGCTCGGCCCCAACGGGGCGGGCAAGACGACGTTCATCAACACGCTGGTCGGCCTGGTCCGCAAGACCGGCGGCGAGGCGCGCGTCTTCGGCCACGACGTCGAGGAGGACTACCGAGAGGCCCGCGACGCGATCGGCCTCGCACCGCAGGAGTTCAACGTCGACCGATTCTTCTCGATCAGAGAAGTGTTGAAACACAAGGCGGGATACCACGGCGTTCCGGACGCCGAAGCCGCCGACCGGGCCGACGAGGTTCTCAAACGCGTCGGGATTTACGACAAGCGCGACGAGCGCTTCGACTGGCTCTCCGGCGGGATGAAACGCCGACTCCTGCTCGCTCGAGCCCTTGTCACCGAGCCAGACCTGCTCATCCTGGACGAGCCGACCGCCGGCGTCGACGTCCAGCTCCGCCACGACCTCTGGGAACTCGTCACCGAACTCAACGAGGAGGGGACGACGATCCTGCTGACGACCCACTACATCGAGGAGGCCGAACGCCTCTGCGACCGCGTCGCGATCATGAACGAGGGCCGGAAGGTGACGGTCGCGACCCCGGACGAACTCAAGGCGCGCGGCACCGATACCATCGCCGTCCGCCTCGAGTCACCGCCCGCGAGCGCACCCGACCTCGGCGCGTACGCACACGAAACGACGGTCTCCGGCGACCTGCTCGAGGTCCGCGTCGACGACGGGGGCTCGACCGCGCCGCAGTTGCTCAACGATCTCGAGGCGATGGGCCACGAGATCGCCGATCTCGAGATCACCCGAACCTCGCTCGAGGAGATTTTCGTCGACCTGACCCGGAGCGAGGATCGGACGGTGACCCGATCCGGAGCCAGTGAGGGGGGCGACGATACCGGCGATGGCGAGGCGAACCCGTCGAAGACCGAACGAGATCGGGAACGAGAACAGGAGGGGGTCGCCTGA
- a CDS encoding CBS domain-containing protein has translation MRSFRIGSLFGIPIKLDLTFLLVLPLFAYLIGAQIEAVARILNNGLAAGIDVGAITGGPLPWLLGLAAAIGLFVGVVLHELGHSLTARRYGFPIESITLWLFGGIAAFSEMPEDWRQELNIAVAGPIVSILVGVGSYALFVVTPESLDGARFVLGYLAVLNVALAFFNMLPAFPMDGGRVLRALLARSQPYAQATQQAASIGKLFAVLMGLFGLFSGNILLIGVAFFIYIAASSEAQQVTMKAAFQDVTVGDIMTPADDLHTVEPETTVAELIRRMFTERHTGYPVVDTNAFEGERLIGLVTLTDAREIEPVERDAYTVEDVMTTELKTIGPDSDAMTAIDRMREHDIGRLLVVDDDDLVGLISRTDVMTAFDIVQQSGAVAPSSRPRTAD, from the coding sequence ATGAGGAGCTTCCGGATCGGATCCCTGTTCGGTATCCCGATCAAACTGGATCTGACGTTCCTGTTGGTGCTCCCGCTGTTCGCGTATCTCATCGGGGCACAGATCGAGGCCGTCGCCAGAATACTGAACAACGGGTTAGCGGCGGGAATCGACGTCGGAGCCATCACCGGCGGCCCGCTTCCGTGGCTGCTCGGGCTGGCCGCAGCGATCGGCCTGTTCGTCGGCGTCGTGCTCCACGAACTCGGCCACTCGCTGACCGCTCGACGATATGGGTTTCCGATCGAGTCGATCACCCTCTGGCTGTTCGGCGGCATCGCCGCCTTCTCCGAGATGCCCGAAGACTGGCGACAGGAACTCAACATCGCCGTCGCCGGACCAATCGTCAGCATTCTGGTCGGCGTCGGCTCCTACGCGCTCTTCGTCGTCACCCCCGAAAGTCTCGACGGCGCGCGGTTCGTCCTGGGCTATCTCGCCGTCCTGAACGTCGCGCTCGCCTTTTTCAACATGCTCCCCGCGTTCCCGATGGACGGCGGGCGGGTGCTGCGAGCGCTGCTCGCTCGCAGTCAACCGTACGCGCAGGCGACCCAGCAGGCCGCCAGCATCGGGAAGCTGTTCGCGGTCCTGATGGGACTGTTCGGCCTCTTTTCGGGGAACATCCTCCTCATCGGCGTCGCCTTCTTCATCTACATCGCCGCCTCGAGCGAGGCCCAGCAGGTGACGATGAAGGCGGCCTTCCAGGACGTCACCGTCGGCGACATTATGACACCCGCGGACGACCTCCACACCGTCGAGCCCGAGACGACGGTCGCGGAGTTGATCCGGCGGATGTTCACCGAGCGCCACACCGGCTATCCGGTCGTCGATACGAACGCATTCGAGGGGGAGCGACTCATCGGTCTCGTGACGCTGACCGACGCCCGCGAGATCGAACCGGTCGAGCGCGACGCCTACACCGTCGAAGACGTGATGACGACGGAGCTGAAGACGATCGGCCCCGATTCCGACGCGATGACCGCCATCGATCGAATGCGGGAGCACGATATCGGACGGCTGCTCGTGGTGGACGACGACGACCTCGTCGGACTGATCTCTCGAACCGACGTGATGACTGCGTTCGACATCGTCCAGCAAAGCGGCGCGGTCGCTCCCTCGAGTCGACCGCGGACGGCGGACTGA
- a CDS encoding protein-L-isoaspartate O-methyltransferase, with the protein MDLAVLREDMVDGLEAAPKNVLSDETVAVAMRDVPRHAFLDDERTAYADREHVALGTRVLAPSTAARLLQVLALEDDETVLIVGVGVGYTAAVAAEVVGETNVHAVDISRPLVVEARENLADAGYDGVLVDRRDGAKGFPEYAPFDRILLEAAAVEPPRALLEQLAEGGRLVFPRGTQRQRLEAVSTDGVVDRFDPVSFDPLLIEGEQSGAVERNRMTREDRERAQRRAESRRGWEQDWIEWDEAADRQSQRRRSR; encoded by the coding sequence ATGGACCTCGCGGTACTGCGAGAGGACATGGTCGACGGCCTCGAGGCCGCGCCCAAGAACGTCCTCTCGGACGAGACCGTCGCCGTCGCGATGCGCGACGTGCCCAGGCACGCGTTTCTCGACGACGAACGGACGGCCTACGCCGATCGCGAACACGTCGCCCTCGGTACCCGCGTCCTCGCCCCGAGCACGGCCGCCAGACTGCTCCAGGTGCTCGCACTCGAGGACGACGAGACGGTGTTGATCGTCGGCGTCGGCGTCGGTTACACCGCCGCCGTCGCGGCCGAGGTCGTCGGCGAGACGAACGTTCACGCCGTCGATATCTCCCGGCCGCTGGTCGTCGAAGCGCGGGAGAACCTCGCCGACGCGGGCTACGACGGCGTCCTCGTCGACCGTCGCGACGGCGCGAAGGGCTTCCCCGAGTACGCCCCCTTCGATCGGATTCTGCTCGAGGCTGCCGCCGTCGAACCACCCCGCGCCCTGCTCGAGCAACTCGCCGAGGGCGGACGACTGGTCTTCCCGCGTGGCACGCAGCGACAGCGACTCGAGGCGGTCTCGACCGACGGCGTGGTCGACCGGTTCGATCCCGTCTCGTTCGATCCGCTGCTGATCGAGGGCGAGCAATCGGGGGCAGTCGAGCGAAACCGGATGACTCGCGAGGACCGCGAACGGGCACAGCGACGCGCCGAGTCCCGTCGCGGCTGGGAACAGGACTGGATCGAGTGGGACGAGGCCGCAGACCGGCAGTCACAGCGTCGCCGATCCCGGTAG
- a CDS encoding ABC transporter permease: MLSVGFRALFRREILRFVRRPKNTFMPPAITNVLYFAVFGVILGNRIDKIAGFDYILFIVPGLIVLGAISNAFENASFSIFHGRWNEYIHETLTSPLSYVEMVVAYVGASAVRGLIVGVIIAAVGRLFVPISFEHGLYLVATMVVITALFAGFGIIGGLVARDFDDLTVMNQFILRPLVFFGAVFYSLETFDHAWQVGLSLVNPMVYMVDSVRYGLLGHSDLIGVGILPAPYTGFAPLVSLAVLTAVTVLVLALDVYLFTIGYGLTD; the protein is encoded by the coding sequence ATGCTGTCGGTCGGCTTCCGCGCGCTCTTCCGGCGCGAGATTCTGCGATTCGTCCGCCGGCCCAAGAACACGTTCATGCCGCCGGCGATCACGAACGTGCTCTACTTCGCCGTTTTCGGCGTCATCCTGGGCAATCGGATCGACAAGATCGCGGGCTTCGACTACATCCTCTTCATCGTGCCCGGGCTCATCGTCCTCGGTGCGATCTCGAACGCCTTCGAGAACGCCTCGTTCTCGATCTTTCACGGCAGATGGAACGAGTACATTCACGAAACGCTGACCTCGCCGCTGTCGTACGTCGAGATGGTCGTCGCCTACGTCGGTGCCAGCGCGGTGCGCGGCCTCATCGTCGGCGTCATCATCGCCGCCGTCGGGCGACTGTTCGTCCCGATCAGTTTCGAACACGGGCTCTATCTCGTCGCCACGATGGTCGTCATCACGGCGCTGTTCGCCGGCTTCGGTATCATCGGCGGCCTCGTCGCTCGAGACTTCGACGATCTGACCGTGATGAACCAGTTCATCCTCCGGCCGCTGGTGTTCTTCGGCGCCGTCTTCTACTCGCTCGAGACGTTCGACCACGCCTGGCAGGTGGGCCTCTCGCTGGTGAACCCGATGGTCTACATGGTCGACAGCGTCCGGTACGGACTGCTGGGCCACTCGGACCTGATCGGCGTCGGCATCCTGCCCGCGCCCTACACCGGCTTCGCGCCGCTGGTCTCGCTCGCGGTGCTCACTGCGGTCACCGTCCTCGTCTTGGCGCTCGACGTCTACCTGTTCACAATCGGCTACGGGCTGACCGACTGA
- a CDS encoding type II glyceraldehyde-3-phosphate dehydrogenase, with protein MQQVAINGYGTIGKRVADAVRQQPDMEVLGVAKTRPNFEAETAIQKGFPLYAAIEEREELFAEAGLEIAGPVEDLVAEADIVVDATPSGIGAQNKELYEEYGTPALYQGGEDAELTDVSFNARSNFENAVDADHVRVVSCNTTGLSRVIAPLREAYGVEKVRATLVRRGGDPGQSDRGPINDILPNPVTIPSHHGPDVETIFPDLDIDTLGMKVPATLMHMHSLNVTLEEEVDATEVRELFADESRLFLIPERMDIDGSGTLKEYALDAGRPRGDIWENCIWEESVSTVGRDLYLFQGIHQESDVVPENVDAIRAVTGSADAAESIETTNETLGIGL; from the coding sequence ATGCAACAGGTCGCAATCAACGGCTACGGAACGATCGGCAAGCGCGTCGCGGACGCCGTCCGGCAACAGCCCGACATGGAGGTGCTGGGCGTCGCGAAGACGCGTCCGAACTTCGAGGCCGAGACAGCGATCCAGAAGGGGTTCCCGCTCTACGCGGCGATCGAAGAGCGCGAGGAACTGTTCGCCGAGGCCGGCCTCGAGATCGCGGGTCCGGTCGAGGACCTCGTGGCCGAGGCCGACATCGTCGTCGACGCCACGCCGTCGGGAATCGGGGCCCAGAACAAGGAACTCTACGAGGAGTACGGCACGCCCGCGCTCTACCAGGGTGGCGAGGACGCCGAACTCACCGACGTGAGCTTCAACGCGCGCTCGAACTTCGAGAACGCCGTCGACGCCGATCACGTACGCGTCGTCTCCTGTAACACGACCGGCCTCTCTCGAGTCATCGCACCGCTCCGAGAGGCCTACGGCGTCGAGAAGGTCCGTGCGACGCTCGTTCGTCGCGGCGGCGACCCCGGCCAGTCCGACCGCGGCCCGATCAACGACATCCTCCCGAACCCGGTGACGATCCCCTCTCACCACGGTCCCGACGTCGAGACCATCTTCCCCGACCTCGACATCGACACGCTCGGGATGAAGGTGCCCGCGACGCTGATGCACATGCACAGCCTCAACGTCACCCTCGAGGAAGAGGTCGACGCGACCGAGGTCCGCGAGCTGTTCGCCGACGAGTCGCGTCTGTTCCTGATCCCCGAGCGGATGGACATCGACGGCAGCGGGACGCTCAAGGAGTACGCGCTGGACGCGGGCCGACCGCGCGGCGACATCTGGGAGAACTGCATCTGGGAGGAGTCGGTCTCGACCGTCGGACGCGATCTCTACCTCTTCCAGGGCATTCACCAGGAGAGCGACGTCGTGCCGGAGAACGTCGACGCGATCCGGGCCGTGACCGGCAGCGCCGACGCTGCGGAGAGCATCGAGACGACAAACGAGACGCTGGGAATCGGACTGTAA